A genome region from Paludibacterium sp. B53371 includes the following:
- the pflB gene encoding formate C-acetyltransferase, with amino-acid sequence MEALTRNAIDADPWHSFVSGNWQTSVDVRNFIQLNYTPYEGNADFLAPATERTKALWDKLGELLKEERARGVLDVSADRASSITAHDAGYIDQQSELIVGLQTDAPLKRAIMPNGGLRMVENGLEAFGFHLDPIIKDIWTHHRKSHNQGVFDVYTPEIMACRKSGVITGLPDAYGRGRIIGDYRRVALYGIDFLKSDRQRLFKELNDAVFNDDILRQREELSEQFRALEELKEMAAKYGYDIGRPAANAREAIQWVYFAYLAAVKEQNGAAMSFGRVSTFLDVYIQRDLEAGVLTEQQAQEMIDDLVIKLRIVRFLRTPEYDQLFSGDPTWVTESIGGMGEDGRPLVSKSSFRFLNTLYNLGPAPEPNLTVLWSTELPQGFKDFCSKVSIDTSSIQYENDDLMRPHWGDDYGIACCVSAMRIGKQMQFFGARANLAKAMLYAINGGVDEKSGAVVARGFEPIKGDVLTYEELMPKFDLMMDWLAATYVKALNCIHYMHDKYAYERIEMALHDRDILRTMACGIAGLSVAADSISAVKHAKVHIIRNEDGLAVDYKIEGEYPAYGNNDDRADSIAVWLTETFMNKIKAQPYFYRNAMPTQSVLTITSNVVYGKKTGNTPCGRRAGEPFAPGANPMNGRDVKGFVAAGASVAKLPYEAALDGISWTASATPDALGHTAEERIANMSNCLDGFTAAGGFHVNVNVFKRETLLDAMEHPELYPQLTIRVSGYAVNFIKLTREQQLDVINRTFHAKM; translated from the coding sequence ATGGAAGCCCTGACTCGCAACGCGATTGACGCCGACCCCTGGCACAGTTTTGTCTCTGGCAACTGGCAGACTTCGGTCGACGTACGTAACTTCATTCAACTCAACTACACCCCGTATGAAGGCAATGCCGATTTCCTGGCTCCGGCCACCGAGCGCACCAAGGCGCTGTGGGACAAGCTGGGTGAGTTGCTGAAGGAAGAACGTGCACGCGGCGTGCTGGATGTTTCGGCTGACCGCGCCTCCAGCATCACGGCACATGACGCTGGCTACATTGACCAGCAAAGCGAACTGATCGTCGGTCTGCAGACCGATGCCCCGCTCAAGCGCGCCATCATGCCGAACGGCGGTCTGCGCATGGTCGAAAACGGTCTGGAAGCTTTCGGCTTCCATCTCGACCCGATCATCAAGGACATCTGGACTCACCATCGCAAGAGCCACAACCAGGGTGTGTTTGATGTCTACACCCCGGAAATCATGGCGTGCCGCAAGTCGGGCGTGATCACCGGTCTGCCGGATGCCTATGGCCGCGGCCGTATCATCGGCGACTATCGCCGTGTTGCCCTGTACGGCATCGACTTCCTGAAGTCGGATCGTCAGCGCCTGTTCAAGGAACTGAACGACGCCGTCTTCAATGACGACATCCTGCGTCAGCGCGAAGAGCTGTCGGAACAATTCCGCGCCCTGGAAGAGCTGAAGGAAATGGCCGCCAAGTACGGCTATGACATCGGCCGCCCGGCTGCCAATGCCCGCGAAGCCATCCAGTGGGTGTATTTCGCCTACCTGGCTGCCGTCAAGGAGCAAAACGGTGCCGCCATGTCGTTCGGCCGCGTGTCGACCTTCCTCGACGTTTACATCCAGCGTGACCTGGAAGCCGGTGTCCTCACCGAACAGCAAGCGCAGGAAATGATCGATGATCTGGTGATCAAGCTGCGTATCGTGCGCTTCCTGCGTACCCCGGAATACGATCAACTGTTCTCCGGCGATCCGACCTGGGTGACCGAAAGTATCGGCGGCATGGGCGAAGATGGCCGTCCGCTGGTCTCGAAGAGCAGCTTCCGTTTCCTGAACACCCTGTACAACCTGGGCCCGGCACCGGAGCCGAACCTGACCGTGCTGTGGTCGACCGAGCTGCCGCAAGGCTTCAAGGACTTCTGCTCCAAGGTCTCGATCGACACCAGCTCGATCCAGTACGAAAACGACGATCTGATGCGCCCGCACTGGGGTGATGACTACGGTATCGCCTGCTGCGTGTCGGCCATGCGTATCGGCAAGCAGATGCAGTTCTTCGGTGCCCGTGCCAACCTGGCCAAGGCCATGCTGTACGCCATCAACGGTGGGGTGGACGAGAAGTCCGGCGCCGTGGTTGCCCGCGGTTTCGAACCGATCAAGGGCGATGTGCTGACCTATGAAGAACTGATGCCGAAGTTCGACCTGATGATGGACTGGCTGGCCGCCACCTACGTCAAGGCGCTGAACTGCATTCATTACATGCACGACAAGTACGCTTACGAGCGTATCGAGATGGCGCTGCATGACCGCGACATCCTGCGCACCATGGCCTGCGGTATCGCCGGTCTGTCGGTGGCTGCCGACTCGATCTCGGCCGTGAAGCATGCCAAGGTTCACATCATCCGCAACGAAGATGGCCTGGCCGTCGATTACAAGATCGAAGGCGAGTATCCGGCCTACGGCAACAACGATGACCGTGCGGACAGCATCGCGGTATGGCTGACCGAAACCTTCATGAACAAGATCAAGGCGCAACCGTACTTCTATCGCAATGCCATGCCGACCCAGTCGGTACTGACCATCACCTCCAACGTGGTGTATGGCAAGAAGACCGGTAACACCCCGTGCGGCCGCCGCGCCGGCGAACCGTTTGCGCCGGGTGCCAACCCGATGAACGGTCGTGACGTGAAGGGCTTTGTGGCGGCAGGTGCTTCGGTGGCCAAGCTGCCGTACGAAGCTGCGCTGGACGGCATCAGCTGGACCGCTTCGGCAACCCCGGATGCACTGGGTCACACGGCAGAAGAACGCATTGCCAACATGTCGAACTGCCTGGACGGCTTCACCGCTGCCGGTGGCTTCCATGTGAACGTGAACGTGTTCAAGCGTGAAACCCTGCTCGACGCGATGGAACATCCGGAGCTGTATCCGCAGCTGACCATCCGCGTGTCCGGCTATGCGGTGAACTTCATCAAGCTGACGCGCGAGCAGCAGCTGGATGTGATCAACCGCACTTTCCACGCCAAGATGTAA